The following are from one region of the Nymphalis io chromosome 21, ilAglIoxx1.1, whole genome shotgun sequence genome:
- the LOC126776714 gene encoding uncharacterized protein LOC126776714 isoform X1, whose amino-acid sequence MLLKRNLLETLTIISCSGTIICLLLNYVTNISPITGIWLISYLLLLFILSVCGSFKFIQWLLHLNKPLKYDIEIILNKYPFLSYLSDILPQIQKKVENEHIKEYDTNELSVITSVLEKKLVSSWYMSYISQEIGFPFACKQILDQMIAKTFQICNKVETKDVYVDVCAIFITHLKEYKKALKRHESIPDSSIEILYKKVHPVFNSKNKRPVTADHCTNVLRIILKELVPWELWDTPFSELLIRILAKKLDNLIDNTISDPVWLNDRLLSLLKAENKIPEEKPVNEPSNEVKEAETIKQDPPEAQTKSSPKIAKKNIPPVIQNNINEEHKEDDKPEIEKAVEGCEMLEIKPAAILRQRRGRQGRNEVKIYDRIIEGSVKTWDTDMDLQCISVGQDLLASLDEMTLSRLWGHEEAEQSPKMRDASPQPLWFGEEDTIESDPENNKDSKKETSPKPTEALLKDLQSTVHHAKTKIGDLQVPLYIDVPRKHSSDEAAGMMEGLLDKGIAGIKKGLRFTGLSDDSQEKSPAHKDRNSEKISPSELHRSRQKPEVVMEVKESYMPFGNQKEENGTTSHALVKQQRVTSQDSMHSTAAPPSVSYGPWGRRVEGGAPESLSESPEPQYEEAADLSASIAKLRTLLQHAGPREEAWWESSEQTRTRHHVDSAALADEYDMNLDRGSSPGQTTNNMQRLDKLFQRTVTGVFNSIKTAVGAEGEELPPRQLHDWTYVCTSPELSVSACASRLWAARRALWHVDGALDPLRALGPPAAPLAAPLDLGTDTVLHCTRSTSVRTLLHCTRSTSVRTLYSTVPARPRYGHCTPLYPLDLGTDTTPLYPLDLGTDTVLHCTRSTSVRTLLHCTRSTSVRTLYSTVPARPRYGHCTPLYPLDLGTDTVLHCTRSTSVRTLYSTVPARPRYGHYSTVPARPRYGHYSTVPARPRYGHCTPLYPLDLGTDTTPLYPLDLGTDTVLHCTRSTSVRTLYSTVPARPRYGHCTPLYPLDLGTDTVLHCTRATSSG is encoded by the exons ATGTTGCTGAAAAGAAATTTACTTGAAACTTTAACTATAATATCTTGTAGTGGCACAATCATATGTCTCTTATTAAACTATGTTACAAATATATCCCCAATTACTGGAATTTGGCTAATAAGCtatctattattattgtttatactgTCCGTATGTGGCAGTTTTAAATTCATACAATGGTTACTTCACCTTAATAAAcctttaaaatatgatatagaaattattttaaacaaatacccGTTTTTGTCCTACCTTTccgatattttaccgcaaattCAAAAGAAAGTTGAAAATGAACATATTAAAGAATATGATACCAATGAGCTAAGTGTTATAACGTCGGTATTGGAAAAAAAGTTAGTTTCGTCGTGGTATATGTCGTATATTTCGCAAGAAATTGGTTTTCCTTTTGCATGCAAGCAAATATTGGATCAAATGATTGCCAAAACGTTTCAG atatgcAATAAAGTAGAAACTAAGGATGTCTATGTCGATGTCTGTGCTATATTCATAACCCATTTAAAAGAGTATAAGAAAGCTTTAAAAAGACATGAATCCATTCCTGATAGCTCTATAGAAATTCTATACAAGAAGGTACATCCAGTATTTAACAGCAAGAACAAGAGACCAGTAACTGCTGACCATTGTACCAATGTGTTGAGAATTATTCTAAAAGAATTGGTACCTTGGGAGCTATGGGACACACCATTCTCCGAGTTGCTCATTAGAATCCTTGCTAAAAAGTTAGATAACTTAATTGATAACACAATATCTGACCCAGTGTGGTTGAATGACAGATTACTTTCTCTACTCAAAGCAGAAAATAAAATTCCCGAAGAAAAGCCAGTTAATGAGCCTTCCAATGAAGTTAAAGAAGCAGAAACTATAAAACAAGATCCTCCTGAAGCTCAAACTAAATCTAGTCCAAAAATTGCAAAAAAGAATATACCTCCAGTGATTCAGAACAATATAAATGAGGAGCATAAAGAAGATGACAAGCCTGAGATTGAGAAAGCTGTGGAAGGATGTGAGATGTTAGAAATCAAACCTGCAGCAATCTTAAGACAACGTAGAGGCAGGCAGGGAAGGAATGAAGTGAAGATATATGACAGAATTATTGAag gtAGTGTTAAAACTTGGGACACGGACATGGACCTCCAGTGCATCAGTGTTGGTCAGGATCTGCTAGCTAGTCTAGATGAAATGACACTAAGTCGACTCTGGGGTCACGAGGAAGCTGAACAAAGTCCCAAGATGCGGGATGCATCACCGCAACCACTGTGGTTTG GCGAAGAGGACACAATAGAATCTGACCCAGAAAATAACAAGGATTCGAAAAAGGAAACGAGTCCGAAGCCCACTGAAGCCTTGCTGAAAGACCTCCAGAGCACCGTGCACCACGCCAAGACCAAGATAGGAGACCTGCAGGTCCCTTTATACATAGATGTGCCCCGCAAACATTCCAGT GATGAAGCAGCGGGAATGATGGAGGGCTTGCTGGACAAAGGTATCGCAGGTATTAAGAAGGGCCTCCGATTCACGGGTCTAAGCGATGATTCACAA GAGAAGTCACCAGCTCATAAAGATAGAAACAGTGAAAAAATATCACCATCGGAACTGCATAGAAGCAGACAGAAGCCAGAAGTCGTCATGGAAGTGAAGGAGTCCTACATGCCCTTTGGTAACCAGAAAG AGGAAAACGGGACAACATCTCATGCATTAGTCAAACAGCAGAGGGTCACTTCACAGGATAGTATG CACTCGACCGCGGCGCCCCCGTCGGTCAGTTACGGCCCGTGGGGGCGGAGAGTGGAGGGCGGTGCTCCGGAGTCGCTGTCGGAGTCCCCGGAGCCGCAGTACGAGGAGGCGGCCGACCTGTCCGCCAGCATCGCCAAGTTGCGTACGCTGCTGCAGCACGCCGGGCCCAG GGAAGAAGCGTGGTGGGAGAGCTCGGAGCAAACGCGCACGCGACATCACGTTGACTCCGCCGCGCTCGCCG atgAGTACGATATGAACTTGGACCGCGGCTCGTCTCCCGGACAGACGACCAACAATATGCAAAGACTAGACAA ATTATTCCAGCGCACAGTGACGGGTGTTTTCAATTCGATAAAGACGGCCGTCGGTGCCGAGGGGGAGGAGCTCCCTCCCAGACAACTACACGACTGGACCTATGTGTGCACTTCGCCCGAGTTGAGT GTCAGCGCGTGCGCGTCGCGGCTgtgggcggcgcggcgcgcgctgTGGCACGTGGACGGCGCGCTCGACCCGCTGCGCGCGCTCggcccgcccgccgcgcccctCGCCGCGCCGCTCGACCTCGGTACGGACACTGTACTCCACTGTACCCGCTCGACCTCGGTACGGACACTACTCCACTGTACCCGCTCGACCTCGGTACGGACACTGTACTCCACTGTACCCGCTCGACCTCGGTACGGACACTGTACTCCACTGTACCCGCTCGACCTCGGTACGGACACTACTCCACTGTACCCGCTCGACCTCGGTACGGACACTGTACTCCACTGTACCCGCTCGACCTCGGTACGGACACTACTCCACTGTACCCGCTCGACCTCGGTACGGACACTGTACTCCACTGTACCCGCTCGACCTCGGTACGGACACTGTACTCCACTGTACCCGCTCGACCTCGGTACGGACACTGTACTCCACTGTACCCGCTCGACCTCGGTACGGACACTGTACTCCACTGTACCCGCTCGACCTCGGTACGGACACTACTCCACTGTACCCGCTCGAC CTCGGTACGGACACTACTCCACTGTACCCGCTCGACCTCGGTACGGACACTGTACTCCACTGT
- the LOC126776714 gene encoding uncharacterized protein LOC126776714 isoform X32 has product MLLKRNLLETLTIISCSGTIICLLLNYVTNISPITGIWLISYLLLLFILSVCGSFKFIQWLLHLNKPLKYDIEIILNKYPFLSYLSDILPQIQKKVENEHIKEYDTNELSVITSVLEKKLVSSWYMSYISQEIGFPFACKQILDQMIAKTFQICNKVETKDVYVDVCAIFITHLKEYKKALKRHESIPDSSIEILYKKVHPVFNSKNKRPVTADHCTNVLRIILKELVPWELWDTPFSELLIRILAKKLDNLIDNTISDPVWLNDRLLSLLKAENKIPEEKPVNEPSNEVKEAETIKQDPPEAQTKSSPKIAKKNIPPVIQNNINEEHKEDDKPEIEKAVEGCEMLEIKPAAILRQRRGRQGRNEVKIYDRIIEGSVKTWDTDMDLQCISVGQDLLASLDEMTLSRLWGHEEAEQSPKMRDASPQPLWFGEEDTIESDPENNKDSKKETSPKPTEALLKDLQSTVHHAKTKIGDLQVPLYIDVPRKHSSDEAAGMMEGLLDKGIAGIKKGLRFTGLSDDSQEKSPAHKDRNSEKISPSELHRSRQKPEVVMEVKESYMPFGNQKEENGTTSHALVKQQRVTSQDSMHSTAAPPSVSYGPWGRRVEGGAPESLSESPEPQYEEAADLSASIAKLRTLLQHAGPREEAWWESSEQTRTRHHVDSAALADEYDMNLDRGSSPGQTTNNMQRLDKLFQRTVTGVFNSIKTAVGAEGEELPPRQLHDWTYVCTSPELSVSACASRLWAARRALWHVDGALDPLRALGPPAAPLAAPLDLGTDTVLHCTRSTSVRTLLHCTRSTSVRTLLHCTRSTSVRTLLHCTRSTSVRTLYSTVPARPRYGHYSTVPARPRYGHCTPLYPLDLGTDTTPLYPLDLGTDTVLHCTRSTSVRTLYSTVPARPRYGHCTPLYPLDLGTDTVLHCTRATSSG; this is encoded by the exons ATGTTGCTGAAAAGAAATTTACTTGAAACTTTAACTATAATATCTTGTAGTGGCACAATCATATGTCTCTTATTAAACTATGTTACAAATATATCCCCAATTACTGGAATTTGGCTAATAAGCtatctattattattgtttatactgTCCGTATGTGGCAGTTTTAAATTCATACAATGGTTACTTCACCTTAATAAAcctttaaaatatgatatagaaattattttaaacaaatacccGTTTTTGTCCTACCTTTccgatattttaccgcaaattCAAAAGAAAGTTGAAAATGAACATATTAAAGAATATGATACCAATGAGCTAAGTGTTATAACGTCGGTATTGGAAAAAAAGTTAGTTTCGTCGTGGTATATGTCGTATATTTCGCAAGAAATTGGTTTTCCTTTTGCATGCAAGCAAATATTGGATCAAATGATTGCCAAAACGTTTCAG atatgcAATAAAGTAGAAACTAAGGATGTCTATGTCGATGTCTGTGCTATATTCATAACCCATTTAAAAGAGTATAAGAAAGCTTTAAAAAGACATGAATCCATTCCTGATAGCTCTATAGAAATTCTATACAAGAAGGTACATCCAGTATTTAACAGCAAGAACAAGAGACCAGTAACTGCTGACCATTGTACCAATGTGTTGAGAATTATTCTAAAAGAATTGGTACCTTGGGAGCTATGGGACACACCATTCTCCGAGTTGCTCATTAGAATCCTTGCTAAAAAGTTAGATAACTTAATTGATAACACAATATCTGACCCAGTGTGGTTGAATGACAGATTACTTTCTCTACTCAAAGCAGAAAATAAAATTCCCGAAGAAAAGCCAGTTAATGAGCCTTCCAATGAAGTTAAAGAAGCAGAAACTATAAAACAAGATCCTCCTGAAGCTCAAACTAAATCTAGTCCAAAAATTGCAAAAAAGAATATACCTCCAGTGATTCAGAACAATATAAATGAGGAGCATAAAGAAGATGACAAGCCTGAGATTGAGAAAGCTGTGGAAGGATGTGAGATGTTAGAAATCAAACCTGCAGCAATCTTAAGACAACGTAGAGGCAGGCAGGGAAGGAATGAAGTGAAGATATATGACAGAATTATTGAag gtAGTGTTAAAACTTGGGACACGGACATGGACCTCCAGTGCATCAGTGTTGGTCAGGATCTGCTAGCTAGTCTAGATGAAATGACACTAAGTCGACTCTGGGGTCACGAGGAAGCTGAACAAAGTCCCAAGATGCGGGATGCATCACCGCAACCACTGTGGTTTG GCGAAGAGGACACAATAGAATCTGACCCAGAAAATAACAAGGATTCGAAAAAGGAAACGAGTCCGAAGCCCACTGAAGCCTTGCTGAAAGACCTCCAGAGCACCGTGCACCACGCCAAGACCAAGATAGGAGACCTGCAGGTCCCTTTATACATAGATGTGCCCCGCAAACATTCCAGT GATGAAGCAGCGGGAATGATGGAGGGCTTGCTGGACAAAGGTATCGCAGGTATTAAGAAGGGCCTCCGATTCACGGGTCTAAGCGATGATTCACAA GAGAAGTCACCAGCTCATAAAGATAGAAACAGTGAAAAAATATCACCATCGGAACTGCATAGAAGCAGACAGAAGCCAGAAGTCGTCATGGAAGTGAAGGAGTCCTACATGCCCTTTGGTAACCAGAAAG AGGAAAACGGGACAACATCTCATGCATTAGTCAAACAGCAGAGGGTCACTTCACAGGATAGTATG CACTCGACCGCGGCGCCCCCGTCGGTCAGTTACGGCCCGTGGGGGCGGAGAGTGGAGGGCGGTGCTCCGGAGTCGCTGTCGGAGTCCCCGGAGCCGCAGTACGAGGAGGCGGCCGACCTGTCCGCCAGCATCGCCAAGTTGCGTACGCTGCTGCAGCACGCCGGGCCCAG GGAAGAAGCGTGGTGGGAGAGCTCGGAGCAAACGCGCACGCGACATCACGTTGACTCCGCCGCGCTCGCCG atgAGTACGATATGAACTTGGACCGCGGCTCGTCTCCCGGACAGACGACCAACAATATGCAAAGACTAGACAA ATTATTCCAGCGCACAGTGACGGGTGTTTTCAATTCGATAAAGACGGCCGTCGGTGCCGAGGGGGAGGAGCTCCCTCCCAGACAACTACACGACTGGACCTATGTGTGCACTTCGCCCGAGTTGAGT GTCAGCGCGTGCGCGTCGCGGCTgtgggcggcgcggcgcgcgctgTGGCACGTGGACGGCGCGCTCGACCCGCTGCGCGCGCTCggcccgcccgccgcgcccctCGCCGCGCCGCTCGACCTCGGTACGGACACTGTACTCCACTGTACCCGCTCGACCTCGGTACGGACACTACTCCACTGTACCCGCTCGAC CTCGGTACGGACACTACTCCACTGTACCCGCTCGAC CTCGGTACGGACACTACTCCACTGTACCCGCTCGACCTCGGTACGGACACTGTACTCCACTGTACCCGCTCGACCTCGGTACGGACACTACTCCACTGTACCCGCTCGACCTCGGTACGGACACTGTACTCCACTGT
- the LOC126776714 gene encoding uncharacterized protein LOC126776714 isoform X9 — MLLKRNLLETLTIISCSGTIICLLLNYVTNISPITGIWLISYLLLLFILSVCGSFKFIQWLLHLNKPLKYDIEIILNKYPFLSYLSDILPQIQKKVENEHIKEYDTNELSVITSVLEKKLVSSWYMSYISQEIGFPFACKQILDQMIAKTFQICNKVETKDVYVDVCAIFITHLKEYKKALKRHESIPDSSIEILYKKVHPVFNSKNKRPVTADHCTNVLRIILKELVPWELWDTPFSELLIRILAKKLDNLIDNTISDPVWLNDRLLSLLKAENKIPEEKPVNEPSNEVKEAETIKQDPPEAQTKSSPKIAKKNIPPVIQNNINEEHKEDDKPEIEKAVEGCEMLEIKPAAILRQRRGRQGRNEVKIYDRIIEGSVKTWDTDMDLQCISVGQDLLASLDEMTLSRLWGHEEAEQSPKMRDASPQPLWFGEEDTIESDPENNKDSKKETSPKPTEALLKDLQSTVHHAKTKIGDLQVPLYIDVPRKHSSDEAAGMMEGLLDKGIAGIKKGLRFTGLSDDSQEKSPAHKDRNSEKISPSELHRSRQKPEVVMEVKESYMPFGNQKEENGTTSHALVKQQRVTSQDSMHSTAAPPSVSYGPWGRRVEGGAPESLSESPEPQYEEAADLSASIAKLRTLLQHAGPREEAWWESSEQTRTRHHVDSAALADEYDMNLDRGSSPGQTTNNMQRLDKLFQRTVTGVFNSIKTAVGAEGEELPPRQLHDWTYVCTSPELSVSACASRLWAARRALWHVDGALDPLRALGPPAAPLAAPLDLGTDTVLHCTRSTSVRTLLHCTRSTSVRTLYSTVPARPRYGHCTPLYPLDLGTDTTPLYPLDLGTDTTPLYPLDLGTDTVLHCTRSTSVRTLYSTVPARPRYGHCTPLYPLDLGTDTVLHCTRSTSVRTLYSTVPARPRYGHYSTVPARPRYGHCTPLYPLDLGTDTTPLYPLDLGTDTVLHCTRSTSVRTLYSTVPARPRYGHCTPLYPLDLGTDTVLHCTRATSSG, encoded by the exons ATGTTGCTGAAAAGAAATTTACTTGAAACTTTAACTATAATATCTTGTAGTGGCACAATCATATGTCTCTTATTAAACTATGTTACAAATATATCCCCAATTACTGGAATTTGGCTAATAAGCtatctattattattgtttatactgTCCGTATGTGGCAGTTTTAAATTCATACAATGGTTACTTCACCTTAATAAAcctttaaaatatgatatagaaattattttaaacaaatacccGTTTTTGTCCTACCTTTccgatattttaccgcaaattCAAAAGAAAGTTGAAAATGAACATATTAAAGAATATGATACCAATGAGCTAAGTGTTATAACGTCGGTATTGGAAAAAAAGTTAGTTTCGTCGTGGTATATGTCGTATATTTCGCAAGAAATTGGTTTTCCTTTTGCATGCAAGCAAATATTGGATCAAATGATTGCCAAAACGTTTCAG atatgcAATAAAGTAGAAACTAAGGATGTCTATGTCGATGTCTGTGCTATATTCATAACCCATTTAAAAGAGTATAAGAAAGCTTTAAAAAGACATGAATCCATTCCTGATAGCTCTATAGAAATTCTATACAAGAAGGTACATCCAGTATTTAACAGCAAGAACAAGAGACCAGTAACTGCTGACCATTGTACCAATGTGTTGAGAATTATTCTAAAAGAATTGGTACCTTGGGAGCTATGGGACACACCATTCTCCGAGTTGCTCATTAGAATCCTTGCTAAAAAGTTAGATAACTTAATTGATAACACAATATCTGACCCAGTGTGGTTGAATGACAGATTACTTTCTCTACTCAAAGCAGAAAATAAAATTCCCGAAGAAAAGCCAGTTAATGAGCCTTCCAATGAAGTTAAAGAAGCAGAAACTATAAAACAAGATCCTCCTGAAGCTCAAACTAAATCTAGTCCAAAAATTGCAAAAAAGAATATACCTCCAGTGATTCAGAACAATATAAATGAGGAGCATAAAGAAGATGACAAGCCTGAGATTGAGAAAGCTGTGGAAGGATGTGAGATGTTAGAAATCAAACCTGCAGCAATCTTAAGACAACGTAGAGGCAGGCAGGGAAGGAATGAAGTGAAGATATATGACAGAATTATTGAag gtAGTGTTAAAACTTGGGACACGGACATGGACCTCCAGTGCATCAGTGTTGGTCAGGATCTGCTAGCTAGTCTAGATGAAATGACACTAAGTCGACTCTGGGGTCACGAGGAAGCTGAACAAAGTCCCAAGATGCGGGATGCATCACCGCAACCACTGTGGTTTG GCGAAGAGGACACAATAGAATCTGACCCAGAAAATAACAAGGATTCGAAAAAGGAAACGAGTCCGAAGCCCACTGAAGCCTTGCTGAAAGACCTCCAGAGCACCGTGCACCACGCCAAGACCAAGATAGGAGACCTGCAGGTCCCTTTATACATAGATGTGCCCCGCAAACATTCCAGT GATGAAGCAGCGGGAATGATGGAGGGCTTGCTGGACAAAGGTATCGCAGGTATTAAGAAGGGCCTCCGATTCACGGGTCTAAGCGATGATTCACAA GAGAAGTCACCAGCTCATAAAGATAGAAACAGTGAAAAAATATCACCATCGGAACTGCATAGAAGCAGACAGAAGCCAGAAGTCGTCATGGAAGTGAAGGAGTCCTACATGCCCTTTGGTAACCAGAAAG AGGAAAACGGGACAACATCTCATGCATTAGTCAAACAGCAGAGGGTCACTTCACAGGATAGTATG CACTCGACCGCGGCGCCCCCGTCGGTCAGTTACGGCCCGTGGGGGCGGAGAGTGGAGGGCGGTGCTCCGGAGTCGCTGTCGGAGTCCCCGGAGCCGCAGTACGAGGAGGCGGCCGACCTGTCCGCCAGCATCGCCAAGTTGCGTACGCTGCTGCAGCACGCCGGGCCCAG GGAAGAAGCGTGGTGGGAGAGCTCGGAGCAAACGCGCACGCGACATCACGTTGACTCCGCCGCGCTCGCCG atgAGTACGATATGAACTTGGACCGCGGCTCGTCTCCCGGACAGACGACCAACAATATGCAAAGACTAGACAA ATTATTCCAGCGCACAGTGACGGGTGTTTTCAATTCGATAAAGACGGCCGTCGGTGCCGAGGGGGAGGAGCTCCCTCCCAGACAACTACACGACTGGACCTATGTGTGCACTTCGCCCGAGTTGAGT GTCAGCGCGTGCGCGTCGCGGCTgtgggcggcgcggcgcgcgctgTGGCACGTGGACGGCGCGCTCGACCCGCTGCGCGCGCTCggcccgcccgccgcgcccctCGCCGCGCCGCTCGACCTCGGTACGGACACTGTACTCCACTGTACCCGCTCGACCTCGGTACGGACACTACTCCACTGTACCCGCTCGACCTCGGTACGGACACTGTACTCCACTGTACCCGCTCGACCTCGGTACGGACACTGTACTCCACTGTACCCGCTCGACCTCGGTACGGACACTACTCCACTGTACCCGCTCGAC CTCGGTACGGACACTACTCCACTGTACCCGCTCGACCTCGGTACGGACACTGTACTCCACTGTACCCGCTCGACCTCGGTACGGACACTGTACTCCACTGTACCCGCTCGACCTCGGTACGGACACTGTACTCCACTGTACCCGCTCGACCTCGGTACGGACACTGTACTCCACTGTACCCGCTCGAC CTCGGTACGGACACTGTACTCCACTGTACCCGCTCGACCTCGGTACGGACACTACTCCACTGTACCCGCTCGACCTCGGTACGGACACTGTACTCCACTGT